The following are encoded together in the Babesia microti strain RI chromosome II, complete genome genome:
- a CDS encoding hypothetical protein (overlaps_old_locusTagID:BBM_II03050) — protein sequence MNTLLSHIFLFIFGNTIYIFIYSKYRKNLHWNVYHCIIFGLCVSSSCGWIICAKHQEIPSYLFAFDLLICYIFFYTPPFMLGIKCIKTIAIRMIIWWTIILLHSVIFYYWLRNLIEDIHNDMAFMYSHKTVLMIYIEIGSFFLASIAGFTCVYVPYVFYRINTKARDQNLNSQLQHRRRSLELIRQEIEKINHVITDLEEGVPMSYKDLISLDAFLSDEVAEMEQALEIQSSLDTPRGKIRYVFLLISASCCFFTLTCTIVRRALYSIINARHVRSALSIFGKAQIYIVVFVVIVNAREFFIFTDRVLVFLSVYVDHSFQFIKHIFSQATIPLAAASFMNIAIPSYIIVLFPWLVVGDESFQLFEKFYSLLKPIYDTGFLITAFFTILFTTIFRGLMRAET from the exons ATGAACACTCTGTTGTCCCACATATtcttatttatatttggcaatacaatttacatcTTCATATACTCAAAATACAGAAAAAATCTCCATTGGAACGTTTATCACTGCATTATATTCGGCTTATGTGTTTCTAGCTCATGTGGTTGGATAATTTGCGCGAAACATCAGGAAATACCCTCCTATCTATTCGCATTTGATCTACTAATATGCTACATCTTCTTCTATACCCCCCCGTTCATGCTAG GCATTAAGTGTATCAAGACAATCGCCATTAGAATGATCATCTGGTGGACCATCATCTTGCTGCATAGCGTTATCTTCTACTATTGGCTAAGGAATCTAATAGAAGATATACACAATGATATGGCATTCATGTATTCTCACAAAACGGTGCTAATGATTTACATTGAAATTGGATCGTTTTTCCTGGCCAGTATTGCAGGATTCACCTGTGTATACGTTCCCTACGTCTTTTATCGCATAAACACCAAGGCTCGtgatcaaaatttaaactCACAACTCCAACACCGCCGCCGATCGTTGGAACTTATTAGACaggaaattgaaaaaattaatcacGTGATCACTGATTTAGAGGAAGGAGTTCCAATGTCATATAAGGATCTCATATCATTGGATGCATTCTTATCCGATGAGGTGGCGGAAATGGAGCAAGCTTTGGAAATTCAAAGCTCATTAGACACCCCCAGGGGAAAGATTAGGTATGTTTTTCTCCTAATATCCGCATCATGCTGCTTCTTCACCCTCACGTGTACGATTGTCCGGCGAGCTCTCTATTCAATTATCAATGCTCGCCATGTACGCAGCGCATTGTCAATATTTGGCAAAGcgcaaatatatattgtggTTTTTGTAGTAATTGTCAATGCACGCGAATTCTTCATATTCACAGACCGTGTACTGGTATTTTTATCGGTTTATGTGGACCACAGCTTCCAGTTCATCAAACACATATTTTCCCAAGCTACAATTCCATTGGCCGCTGCCTCATTCATGAACATAGCTATACCCTCCTACATCATTGTACTATTTCCATGGCTTGTCGTAGGCGATGAATCGTTTCAGCTATTTGAAAAGTTTTACAGCCTACTGAAACCTATTTACGACACTGGTTTTTTGATCACTGCTTTCTTCACCATTTTGTTCACAACCATTTTCAGGGGCCTCATGCGTGCTGAGACATAG